A DNA window from Ostrea edulis chromosome 5, xbOstEdul1.1, whole genome shotgun sequence contains the following coding sequences:
- the LOC125649969 gene encoding uncharacterized protein LOC125649969 isoform X3: MASKVKEKIKKKSPKVVNQVEEERPSSAHSQISVKEAASIVDNTEKFTEDESKQEKENKNTQDKKSVEVDSKDVKKKEKKKEKEDKRKEGKDKKSKNKNPSKVERAPSPDLVPERRRRSPSPFGRNVVEPTSVSNMGSLASLKSHSTVREAWTDRSSMSELNSAPPSVTSSIISVREAARENRAYLANQRAEVSSDSSDEEIEETEEIKNAYIPYLYAKKSITKVIKDMKKMKSNHICIVTDIQREYKSIEDETQRQFNIFVINLREQYKGKVTTFRQVIDVHRSELQSKESYWNEMLESLAERNRRLLKDKKVLLIQNKVEIERLEKEKVEIQTELSQKLDKVTVALTTVEKEREVERGKEADLEDDFKKLKEDLEKERSTVVQLEKDLAEEKRLRAAAGVVVASSVVSAVNNSETKVQVAKETPVTSSVVPVPVSSAEKEEMSAERSGLEEERQRINEERRQMEEDRRNFGGDRKEWMDQNNKLQQDIAVLTKESTEWKVKYETMMQQAEKLATVQEKYAALEAQYQALAAVVTASEGTEAIAKENKKKVEEDRVMMTQEKAGLDKDVKQWETQFKKKNGREPTAEDKTDSVKEMYVQQEELNMMVNSLDKKLETYQKLESGNVLDPPEVVQVPLKEPEVRTVEVKVPDPMVMAELEKEQAEVEKLHALIAELQRENTEKSSHISQQNEELSRLRDKISQLEAALKAGTVSAVASTTNTEELDVLKKESKEMKKDLKKLLKKLEKEEEKAKSINVDPDTRVQTLEEKVTSLDEKITDIESENEILKEEKLRTETEKEVLLQQIQALQQTVTPGVTTAVAVTSSIPTKSEPVDGCNVPEHGDLIQQLEDKKTEIKELETQLHEKEAQIQEKILTIQDLEKELDKLRTENKEMRADMLKMAKQHTKLQHKLKDLVDFEKTKKLLEAVAFYVHEIHGEVPSAAEGVDNRLGVVSTEALKLKESQEKSVKAVEAWVSKFTKKNGREPTAKDRDSDGERAYRVLEENGNLLEDKKIMVEALQIMKTGDYKAPESRISTEAVSEESPVEKMEHQMSAMDDKLTDLESDNDNLRKERNDAVARLKELELQLEQAKNDLQLQTTLTSGLQDSEELSNQITDIQKLLNASESALLQEKTAHNSTQEELENLRKQMVVLKEEVETERTDLEAQRESGKKTKDAENKAKMEEINALKSRNEQLEMERLANVPVDTAKEIKELHARIAALEKEKSGAGTANTTLQTQINELKTKLEGAQKNTEAQRAANRELEAKNKTAKADKDKAIKEVTMQIEKREQQRANEDKKRIATLEKKIRDLEAGGVKPVAAAVVGGKAGSEAGDRALKEQLANMKRENNELNTRIKQLDAEIKRGTKQATTMGNEDKNDLKRKEKILKELERKYEIEKNKTSKLEENVKTTEEDLKVTKKERDEKDNELKKVTAELSALGVAAKQGMEAATKVKTLETDNKKLTEENKVLTENYNSERVLRKKYYNMVEDMKGKIRVYCRARPLSSTETGRGNYSVIKSPDEYTINVESSRGTKEFQFDAIFMEDSTQEKIFEDTNNLIQSAMDGYNVCIFAYGQTGSGKTFTMIGDRDQNFPGITPRAFERIFNLAHDVRIHQDFLISFSLQNTVHLQCVCC, encoded by the exons ATGGCATCCAAAGTAAAggagaaaataaagaaaaagtcACCAAAAGTGGTAAATCAAG TTGAGGAGGAAAGACCTTCAAGTGCCCACAGTCAAATAAGTGTAAAGGAAGCAGCATCTATTGTGGACAACACTGAGAAA TTCACAGAGGATGAAAGCAAAcaagagaaagaaaacaaaaacacccAGGATAAAAAGTCTGTAGAGGTAGACAGCAAAGATgtcaaaaagaaagaaaagaaaaaggaaaaagaagacaaaagaaaagaagggaaagataaaaaatcaaaaaataaaaatccctcAAAAGTAGAGAGAGCACCCAGTCCTGACCTTGTCCCAGAGAGGAGAAGGCGATCACCCTCCCCATTTGGCAGAAACGTAGTGGAACCAACTTCAGTGTCAAACATGGGAAGCCTGGCCTCCCTCAAATCGCATTCTACTGTCAGAG AGGCTTGGACAGACAGGAGTTCCATGTCTGAGCTTAATTCTG CTCCCCCTTCTGTGACTAGTAGCATCATCAGTGTTAGGGAGGCGGCACGAGAAAATCGGGCTTACCTGGCTAATCAACGAGCAGAGG TTTCTTCGGACAGCTCTGATGAGGAGATTGAGGAGACAGAAGAAATTAAGAATGCTTATATTCCTTACCTTTACGCAAAGAAGAGCATCACAAAAGTTATTAAGGacatgaagaaaatgaagtcaAATCACATATGCATTGTCACTGACATCCAGAGAGAGTACAAAAGCATTGAAGATGAAACTCAG AGACAATTCAATATATTTGTGATCAACCTTCGAGAGCAATACAAAGGAAAGGTAACCACATTTCGCCAGGTAATCGATGTCCACAGAAGTGAGCTACAGTCAAAAGAATCCTACTGGAATGAAATGCTTGAG AGCCTTGCAGAAAGGAACAGGCGTTTGTTGAAAGATAAGAAAGTCTTGCTGATACAAAACAAAGTTGAAATTGAGAGACTAGAAAAAGAAAAG GTTGAGATACAAACAGAGCTATCCCAGAAGTTGGATAAAGTAACAGTTGCCCTAACAACAG TTGAAAAAGAAAGAGAGGTGGAAAGAGGCAAAGAGGCAGATTTAGAGGATGATTTCAAG AAACTTAAGGAGGACTTGGAGAAGGAGAGGTCTACAGTTGTCCAGCTTGAAAAAGACCTGGCAGAAGAAAAGAGACTCAGAGCAGCTGCAGGGGTTGTGGTGGCATCGTCTGTTGTCTCTGCAGTCAATAATTCAGAAACCAAG GTACAAGTTGCAAAAGAAACACCAGTGACATCCTCAGTAGTGCCAGTCCCTGTCTCTTCAGCAGAGAAAGAGGAAATGTCTGCTGAGAGAAGTGGGCTGGAGGAGGAAAGACAGAGGATTAATGAGGAAAGAAGACAAATGGAAGAGGACAGGAGGAACTTTGGAGGAGACAGGAAGGAATGGATGGACCAGAACAACAAACTACAGCAAGATATAGCAGTTCTCACCAAA GAAAGCACTGAATGGAAAGTTAAATATGAGACCATGATGCAGCAGGCCGAGAAGCTGGCCACTGTCCAGGAGAAGTATGCGGCATTAGAGGCCCAGTACCAGGCTTTGGCAGCTGTTGTTACAGCCTCTGAGGGCACAGAAGCCATTGCTAAG GAGAACAAGAAAAAGGTTGAGGAAGATCGTGTGATGATGACCCAGGAGAAGGCAGGACTGGACAAGGATGTTAAACAATGGGAGACTCAGTTCAAAAAGAAGAATGGTCGAGAACCAACAGCGGAGGACAA GACTGACTCTGTGAAGGAGATGTATGTACAACAAGAAGAGCTCAACATGATGGTCAATTCTCTGGACAAAAAGCTGGAAACCTATCAGAAGTTGGAGAGTGGAAATGTTTTAGACCCTCCTGAAGTTGTCCAGGTCCCCCTGAAAGAACCAGAGGTTCGGACAGTGGAG GTAAAAGTTCCTGATCCAATGGTGATGGCAGAGTTAGAAAAGGAACAGGCAGAGGTGGAAAAACTCCATGCTCTAATAGCTGAACTCCAAAGAGAGAACACTGAAAAAAGCAGTCATATTAGTCAACAGAACGAGGAACTCTCCAGacttagagataaaataagtcAGCTTGAGGCTGCCCTGAAAGCTGGCACTGTTTCTGCTGTGGCATCAACGACCAACACTGAG GAGCTTGATGTCTTGAAGAAAGAAAGCAAGGAGATGAAAAAAGACTTGAAGAAACTGCTTAAAAAACTagagaaagaagaagaaaaagcgAAATCCATTAATGTTG ATCCAGATACACGGGTGCAAACCTTGGAAGAAAAAGTAACCTCCCTTGATGAAAAGATTACTGACATAGAGAGTGAAAATGAGATTCTGAAGGAGGAGAAATTGAGAACAGAAACTGAAAAAGAGGTTCTATTACAGCAGATTCAG GCATTGCAACAGACTGTAACACCAGGTGTCACAACCGCAGTGGCTGTTACATCTTCCATCCCAACAAAATCAGAGCCAGTAGAT GGATGCAATGTTCCTGAACATGGGGACTTAATTCAGCAGTTGGAGGACAAAAAGACAGAAATCAAAGAATTGGAAACACAGCTTCATGAGAAGGAGGCACAAATCCAGGAGAAGATCCTCACCATTCAGGATCTAGAGAAG GAATTGGACAAACTTCGAACAGAGAACAAAGAAATGAGAGCTGATATGTTAAAAATGgcaaaacaacacacaaagcTGCAACACAAATTAAAAGATTTGGTAGATTTCGAGAAAACCAAGAAACTCCTTGAAGCAGTGGCATTTTAT GTCCATGAGATACATGGAGAGGTACCCTCTGCTGCTGAGGGTGTGGATAATCGTCTGGGAGTGGTCTCCACTGAGGCGCTCAAGTTGAAGGAGAGTCAGGAAAAGAGCGTCAAGGCAGTTGAGGCCTGGGTGTCCAAGTTTACCAAGAAAAATGGCAGGGAACCCACAGCCAAAGACAG AGATTCTGATGGAGAGAGGGCATACAGGGTTTTGGAGGAGAATGGCAACCTTCTAGAagataaaaaaattatggtGGAAGCTCTGCAGATCATGAAGACTGGAGACTACAAGGCCCCTGAGTCCAGAATAAGCACTGAAGCTGTGTCTG AAGAGTCTCCGGTGGAGAAGATGGAGCATCAGATGTCAGCTATGGATGACAAACTGACAGACCTCGAGTCAGATAATGACAACCtcagaaaagaaagaaatgatGCTGTGGCTAGGCTCAAG GAACTAGAGTTGCAGTTGGAACAGGCCAAAAATGACTTGCAGCTTCAGACAACATTGACCTCTGGTCTTCAAGACTCGGAG GAGTTATCCAATCAGATCACCGACATCCAGAAACTGCTGAATGCCTCCGAGTCTGCCCTACTACAGGAGAAGACTGCCCACAATAGTACACAGGAGGAGCTGGAAAACCTCCGGAAACAGATGGTGGTCTTGAAGGAGGAAGTAGAGACGGAGAGGACGGACCTCGAGGCCCAGAGAGAGAGTggtaaaaagacaaaggatgcTGAGAATAAGGCCAAAATGGAG GAGATCAATGCTTTGAAATCTCGAAATGAACAACTGGAGATGGAAAGACTTGCTAATGTTCCTGTGGACACAGCTAAAGAAATCAAAGAACTCCATGCCAGAATC GCTGCATTGGAAAAAGAGAAATCAGGAGCTGGAACAGCTAATACAACGCTTCAAACTCAGATTAACGAGCTGAAAACTAAGCTAGAGGGAGCTCAGAAGAACACTGAGGCACAAAGGGCTGCTAACAGAGAGCTGGAG GCTAAAAACAAGACTGCTAAAGCAGACAAGGACAAAGCTATTAAAGAGGTGACCATGCAGATTGAGAAGAGAGAACAACAAAGGGCCAATGAGGACAAGAAGAGAATTGCcactctggaaaaaaaaatcagggaCCTCGAAGCAGGGGGAGTTAAGCCGGTAGCTGCTGCTGTTGTGGGG GGTAAGGCTGGGTCAGAAGCTGGAGACAGAGCATTGAAGGAACAGTTAGCCAACATGAAACGTGAAAACAATGAACTGAACACCAGAATCAAACAGCTGGATGCTGAGATCAAGAGGGGGACCAAGCAAGCTACTACCATGGGCAATGAAGAT AAAAATGACTTGAAGAGAAAGGAAAAGATTCTGAAGGAGCttgaaagaaaatatgaaattgaaaaaaacaagaCTTCCAAGCTTGAGGAGAATGTGAAGACCACAGAGGAGGACCTCAAAGTCACCAAAAAA GAAAGAGATGAGAAAGACAATGAGTTGAAGAAGGTCACTGctgagttatctgcccttggTGTGGCTGCAAAACAAGGAATGGAAGCAGCCACAAAGGTCAAAACACTGGAAACTGACAACAAAAAGTTAACAGAGGAAAACAAAGTCTTGACAGAGAACTACAACTCAGAGAGG gttttgagaaagaaatattacaacATGGTTGAAGATATGAAAGGAAAAATCCGAGTATACTGCAGGGCTCGTCCTCTGAGCTCCACAGAGACTGGAAGG GGCAACTACTCCGTGATAAAGTCGCCAGATGAATACACCATTAATGTAGAGTCAAGCAGAGGCACAAAGGAATTTCAGTTTGATGCAATTTTCATGGAAGATTCCACACAGGAAAAGATTTTTGAGGACACGAAT AACCTGATTCAGTCTGCCATGGATGGCTACAATGTCTGCATCTTTGCCTATGGACAAACAGGAAGCGGAAAGACTTTCACCATGATAGGTGACAGAGACCAAAATTTTCCAGGAATCACTCCCAGGGCTTTTGAAAGAATATTTAATCTTGCACATGATGTgag GATTCACCAAGACTTCCTGATCAGTTTTAGCCTGCAGAATACAGTACATTTACAATGTGTATGTTGTTGA